In Melanotaenia boesemani isolate fMelBoe1 chromosome 16, fMelBoe1.pri, whole genome shotgun sequence, the following proteins share a genomic window:
- the mgmt gene encoding methylated-DNA--protein-cysteine methyltransferase isoform X3 — translation MKKQRESQCTQKTISLLSPLGTIQVSGCENGVHTIQILMDVAPAERSSEAPMSCVVNDSPAETSPELQRCVEWLQAYFSEPQTTGSLPLPAFHHPALQGDAFTSRVLQVLLRDVKFGETVSYKRLAEMTGNPRAVRAVGGAMRRNPVPLLIPCHRVISSTGQSGPYISGKGDHLKQWLLTHERQRGEV, via the exons ATGAAGAAGCAGAGGGAGAGCCAGTGCACTCAGAAGACCATCTCATTGCTGAGCCCCCTGGGGACGATCCAAGTCAGTGGATGTGAGAATGGTGTGCACACCATCCAGATCCTAATGGATGTCGCACCTGCTGAAAG GAGCAGCGAGGCCCCCATGAGCTGTGTGGTCAACGATAGCCCGGCAGAAACGAGCCCCGAGTTGCAGCGCTGCGTTGAATGGCTCCAGGCGTACTTCAGTGAGCCGCAGACCACTGGGAGTCTCCCGCTCCCTGCCTTTCACCACCCCGCCCTGCAAGGAG ATGCGTTCACCAGCCGCGTGTTGCAGGTACTTCTGAGGGATGTGAAATTTGGAGAGACGGTTTCATACAAACGCCTCGCTGAAATGACGGGAAACCCCAGAGCAGTGCGGGCGGTGGGAGGAGCCATGAGGAGGAACCCG GTTCCTCTCCTCATTCCCTGTCACCGAGTAATTTCCAGCACTGGACAGAGTGGGCCGTACATCAGCGGCAAGGGCGACCATCTCAAACAATGGCTGCTCACCCATGAGAGGCAGAGAGGGGAAGTCTGA